From a region of the Brassica oleracea var. oleracea cultivar TO1000 unplaced genomic scaffold, BOL UnpScaffold00790, whole genome shotgun sequence genome:
- the LOC106320067 gene encoding probable trehalose-phosphate phosphatase J, producing MVSQNVVVPDATTGIITVSTVSNSSVFTPSAQKPPTAPGHISISKKKLLKSLEISGDQSQRLNSWVDSMRASSPTHLKSLPSLSSQEELNSWIKRHPSALDMFERITEASRGKEIVMFLDYDGTLSPIVADPDRAFISSKMRRTVKKLAKCFPTSIVTGRCIDKVYSFVKLAELYYAGSHGMDIKGPTKGFSRYNKDKPSVLYQPAGDFLPMIDEAFKQLVDKTKSTPGAKVENNKFCLSVHFRCVDEKKWSELALKVRSVVKNYPTLKLSQGRKVFEIRPMVKWDKGKALEFLLESLGFDNSSDVFPIYIGDDRTDEDAFKLLQERGQGLGLLVTKFPKDTNASYSLQDPLEVMDFLRRLVEWKQVQQ from the exons atggtgaGCCAAAACGTCGTCGTACCAGACGCCACGACGGGAATCATAACCGTCTCCACCGTCTCTAACTCCTCCGTATTTACTCCTTCCGCTCAAAAACCACCGACTGCTCCCGGTCATATCTCAATTTCCAAGAAGAAACTACTCAAAAGCCTCGAGATCAGTGGCGACCAAAGTCAGAGACTCAACTCTTGGGTTGACTCCATGAGAGCTTCTTCTCCTACTCATCTCAAATCACTCCCTTCCCTTTCCTCACAAGAAGAGCTCAATTCTTGGATA AAACGACATCCATCGGCACTTGACATGTTTGAACGGATCACTGAAGCTTCAAGAGGAAAAGAAATCGTTATGTTTCTTGATTATGACGGTACTCTTTCTCCTATCGTCGCTGATCCAGACAGAGCTTTCATATCCAGCAAG ATGAGAAGAACTGTGAAAAAGCTGGCAAAGTGTTTTCCAACTTCTATAGTTACTGGTAGATGCATAGACAAG GTTTATAGCTTTGTGAAGCTAGCAGAACTGTATTATGCTGGAAGCCATGGAATGGATATTAAAGGGCCAACAAAAGGTTTCTCTAGATACAATAAG GATAAACCATCAGTTCTTTATCAACCAGCCGGAGATTTTCTTCCCATGATTGATgag gCTTTTAAACAATTAGTGGACAAAACCAAATCAACACCTGGAGCCAAAGTGGAGAACAACAAGTTCTGCCTTTCTGTGCACTTCCGCTGTGTGGACgagaag aaatgGAGCGAACTGGCTTTAAAAGTTCGGTCGGTGGTAAAGAACTATCCAACACTGAAACTGTCCCAAGGTCGGAAG GTTTTTGAAATCCGACCTATGGTTAAATGGGACAAAGGCAAGGCCCTTGAGTTTTTGTTAGAGTCACTTG GATTTGATAACTCTAGCGATGTATTTCCTATTTACATTGGTGATGATCGAACCGATGAAGATGCTTTCAAG CTACTTCAAGAGAGAGGACAAGGCTTAGGTCTTCTTGTCACCAAGTTTCCCAAAGACACCAATGCTTCGTATTCTTTGCAAGACCCACTTGAG GTGATGGATTTCCTGCGACGGTTGGTGGAGTGGAAACAAGTTCAGCAATGA
- the LOC106320068 gene encoding inactive TPR repeat-containing thioredoxin TTL3: MGENAAERRSGCGLLSVMFGRRNLWSKKPTPTDNGSQKSTSTAATATSNIQFTKSPGSDLKKPQHDVKVSVETIQNNKIQNQNQNQNQNQRSVVPSKPSSNQYPNNHQLGTYENQRSSYNNNSSSVDPYRGGQRKVPREAIGLSGELESMITDHQKSRGAKGLIRASSSNVMLYGNLGNLNQSGPATTLGYGNVNSGGGYGATRTNVAAPATVTTKSQDQSGSLCRAISTRMDPETLKIMGNEDYKNGNFAEALALYDAAIAIDPNKAAYRSNKSAALTALGRILDAVFECREAIRIEPHYHRAHHRLGNLYLRLGEVEKSIYHFKHSGPEADPEDIEKAKAVQTHLNKCTEAKRLRDWNGLITETTNTISSGADAAPQVYALQAEALLKTHRHQEADDALSKCPVFDVETSTRYYGPVGYAGFLVVRAQVHLASGRFDEAVEAIQRAGQLDGNNREVVMVSRKAQAVTEARFRGNELFKAGRFEEACAAYGEGLDHDPRNSVLLCNRAACRSKLGQFEKSVDDCTAAISVRPGYRKARLRRVDCNTKMRKWELVAADYEILEKDTPEDEEVIRGLSEAQQQLMKRRGQDS, from the exons ATGGGGGAGAACGCGGCGGAGAGAAGATCTGGTTGTGGTTTATTGAGCGTAATGTTCGGTAGACGTAACTTGTGGTCCAAgaaacctactccaaccgataACGGTAGCCAGAAAAGCACATCTACGGCTGCGACCGCCACCAGCAACATTCAGTTCACTAAATCTCCCGGTTCCGACCTAAAGAAGCCTCAGCATGACGTCAAGGTTTCCGTAGAGACGATCCAGAACAACAAGAtccagaatcagaatcagaatcaaaaTCAGAATCAGAGATCGGTCGTTCCATCAAAACCCTCTTCTAACCAATACCCTAATAACCATCAACTAGGGACTTACGAGAACCAACGGAGTAGTTACAACAACAATAGTAGTAGCGTTGATCCATACCGAGGAGGACAGAGGAAAGTGCCGAGAGAAGCCATCGGTTTATCTGGTGAGCTTGAAAGCATGATCACCGATCATCAGAAGTCAAGAGGAGCCAAAGGTTTGATTCGTGCATCTTCTAGCAATGTGATGTTATACGGCAACCTTGGGAATCTGAACCAGTCAGGACCAGCGACGACCCTAGGTTACGGTAATGTTAATTCTGGTGGAGGATACGGTGCCACGAGGACGAACGTGGCTGCTCCCGCAACGGTGACAACAAAGAGCCAAGATCAATCAGGATCTTTGTGTAGAGCAATCTCAACAAGAATGGATCCAGAGACGTTGAAGATAATGGGGAATGAAGATTACAAGAACGGGAACTTCGCTGAGGCTTTAGCTTTGTATGATGCAGCCATTGCCATTGATCCTAACAAAGCTGCGTACCGTAGCAACAAGAGCGCGGCTTTGACTGCACTAGGGAGGATTCTCGACGCGGTTTTCGAATGCAGAGAAGCTATCAGAATCGAGCCTCATTACCATAGGGCACATCATCGGTTGGGTAACTTGTACCTCAG GTTAGGAGAAGTGGAGAAATCTATATATCATTTCAAGCATTCGGGTCCAGAGGCTGATCCGGAAGACATAGAAAAGGCGAAAGCTGTTCAGACACATCTCAATAAGTGCACAGAAGCTAAGAGGCTACGAGATTGGAATGGTCTGATCACTGAGACAACAAACACAATCTCTTCAGGCGCTGATGCAGCTCCACAGGTATACGCATTGCAAGCAGAAGCATTGTTGAAGACACATAGACATCAAGAAGCCGATGATGCTTTGTCCAAATGTCCGGTTTTCGATGTGGAAACCAGCACTAGGTACTACGGACCGGTCGGTTATGCAGGTTTCTTGGTTGTCCGTGCTCAGGTTCACTTGGCTTCTGGCAG ATTCGACGAAGCTGTGGAGGCGATCCAACGCGCCGGCCAGCTGGATGGGAATAACCGTGAGGTGGTCATGGTTTCACGGAAAGCTCAAGCGGTGACTGAAGCTCGGTTCAGAGGAAACGAGTTGTTTAAAGCTGGACGGTTCGAAGAGGCGTGTGCTGCTTATGGTGAGGGACTAGACCATGATCCACGAAACTCTGTTTTGCTTTGTAATCGTGCAGCTTGTCGTTCGAAGTTAGGTCAGTTCGAGAAATCTGTTGACGACTGCACGGCAGCAATATCTGTCCGGCCAGGCTACCGTAAAGCTCGCCTCAGAAGAGTTGATTGTAACACtaag ATGCGAAAGTGGGAGTTAGTGGCGGCAGACTATGAGATATTGGAAAAAGACACTCCTGAGGATGAGGAAGTGATCAGAGGGTTATCAGAGGCACAACAACAACTCATGAAACGTCGTGGCCAAGACTCTTGA